A part of Periophthalmus magnuspinnatus isolate fPerMag1 chromosome 14, fPerMag1.2.pri, whole genome shotgun sequence genomic DNA contains:
- the styxl1 gene encoding serine/threonine/tyrosine-interacting-like protein 1, which produces MAAIVLCELQDLYNLLNQRVIVCRLAEINYLCLIDAREAQDYNVSHIITAKRAKTNAKGVFLPLENVEMDTMQNIVVYDSKTNCLDVSGRAYQCAKMVAKSSLCLVHILRGGFERFSAVYPFLRTEKIMYTIKELETMRTYPVEIIPKKLFMGNQTQANCRTMMEDLKIKAVVCISACHMPVWISDVLRVEVGMEADKVEFCFEKICDFIDSHISNGSRVLLVSRHGSVRCSAAATAYVMLHHKHSLQEAWSYVKKCKPSIMFNKRFTEELSDWEKKISEKTTVKPE; this is translated from the exons ATGGCTGCCATTGTTTTATGTGAGCTCCAAGACCTGTATAATCTCCTCAATCAGAGAGTGATTGTGTGCAGACTGGCAGAAATCAACTACCTTTGTCTGATTG ATGCTCGTGAAGCTCAGGATTATAATGTAAGCCACATCATAACAGCCAAACGTGCAAAAACG AATGCCAAAGGGGTGTTCCTTCCTCTTGAGAATGTGGAGATGGATACCATGCAGAACATAGTTGTATACGACAGCAAAACCAACTGCCTCGATGTATCAG GCAGAGCATATCAGTGTGCCAAGATGGTGGCCAAATCCAGTTTATGCCTGGTTCATATTTTAAGAGGTGGCTTTGAAAGGTTCTCTGCTGTGTATCCGTTTTTAAGGACGGAAAAGATCATGTACACCATCAAG GAGCTAGAAACCATGAGAACCTACCCAGTGGAGATCATTCCAAAAAAGCTCTTCATGGGCAACCAGACTCAAGCCAACTGCCGCACCATGATGGAGGACTTAAAAATCAAAGCAGTTGTTTGTATATCAGCATGCCACat GCCGGTCTGGATCAGTGATGTGCTCAGGGTGGAAGTAGGAATGGAGGCGGACAAAGTGGAATTTTGTTTTGAGAAGATTTGTGACTTTATTG ATTCCCATATTAGCAACGGCTCCCGGgtcctgctggtgtccagacATGGCTCTGTGCGCTGCAGTGCTGCAGCCACAGCTTATGTAATGCTCCATCACAAACACAGCCTCCAG GAGGCCTGGAGCTATGTGAAGAAATGCAAACCCAGTATTATGTTTAATAAACGTTTCACTGAGGAGCTGTCGGACTGGGAGAAAAAGATTTCAGAAAAAACTACTGTTAAGCCTGAATAA